Part of the Zingiber officinale cultivar Zhangliang chromosome 6A, Zo_v1.1, whole genome shotgun sequence genome, AGCTAGACCTTGTACTCTTGATGATTGATAACTTACTAGATCCTATTTCTAGTCTCCGAAACAAGTTCATGTACAACAAAGTATTTCAATCTCAAAAGGCTGGGTAGTTATTAATATGAAAAGTCGAAAACATAGAGCTTTCCTGGGATACATCAAACAGAATGATGAAAGACAACCAACATTAAAACATTTAGATTCAAGGAGAATAGAGATGCAGCTGAAGGACAAATGACAATAAGGCCCATAATGCTACAAAAAGTGCTAATATTTTGCCACATTTGCAACGTTGATCCAGATACGAGATGGTATTCATTACATTTCACTGCTTAAGAATGAGATAATTTATGTAAGTAAATAGCAAGAAGCAATATACAATGAGTTATCATATTTCAAATAGGTACCTCACGCTTTTTAAAGAAGTACTTCATAAAGCGACCATAAAAAACTGCAAACGAATCGTGCACTGATATTTTCCTGTTCATAAAAGAACGGGCGCCTTGCTCCAACTTCATTATTGCCTTCCTGCTCTCTAGAGGCTGATAAAGTGAAACTGATAAACAACAAAAGAGTCAGAGCAAGCACTAAAGGAAGAAAGAAATTGCATTTTATAAAAATAACATTATCCACATATTTATACCATCATATAGTAATAGatatataataagaaaaaaaaaatcaatgggaCCACAGACTGAAGAGAATAAGTAAGAAAGTGGCCATTCACTAGTCATATGAATAGGTGATAGTGTGCATAGTGGGTGGAATCATATTAGTATTGGTATTGATCAGTTAAAAACTCAAGAAACACGCATATGATATCATAAGAATTAGTGGGATCAGACTCaaggaataaaaaataaatagaataacagataaaattatttaatgcataagtaAACAAATTTAAAAACCATAACAATGGCAAACATTAAACTCTATTAGCAGCATTATACCGACCGATACAGGATGTCAGGAAAAATAAAGATAGAATCTTATCAAAGTAACATCCTAAAATATAATTTCCTACAATATTTCAAATAATAGACAATAATTTGTTTGTTATTCATTTCCAATCTCAAATAAGTTTCAATTATTCTTGatatataaattcaaaatattgATTGTTTGTTAATTGATATTATTTACTTAGCAAACAGAAAAGACTactaatattgaaaataattaatatagcAAAAACTCATTTGGATTTTTTAAGTAATATTTTAATAGTAAATCATTAATAGTAGGAAAACTGTTGAATTATAACAAATTATTTGAACTAAAAACAATGTAGTTTTTACTATTTACTAAATATAAtaacatatttaaaaatattcagaTTACTaatcattaataaaaaataatattatttactaattatgatttaaaaactattattttaattaaattcttcaacaacatttttaattaaaataaaattattttaacttcaaAATGATATGTGAATGTTGTTAGATGACAACATATCAAATAATAGgagtattttaaattttgaagtatTCAGCTTAATATATACAATATTTGTAATCCTAATTATTCATAATAACTAAAAAGTATTAATTGTATACAATATTTCAAAACAATAAgtactattttcacttataatAATTAACCATATACAATTACAAAAATACTAAGTCAGCTAAGTCAATAGTAGAATTATTAAGTAATTGTATGTAACCAGAATCAGGTATTATACTAGGTAATTATATACTTATTAAAGCATATTTTGACCATTTAATTTATATACTAAATATAAGTATATAACAAAAAGGAATCCTAACATCAGGTGTAACACATGAGTTTGTTTGTTCCCTCGTAATCCCACCTTTCCTCACGTCCGACAACTCGACCACCATCCCTTCCTTCTCACAATCTAAAGAATTATTTGATCCCTCACAACCTCAACCCTGTGTGAGTAGATGTCCCACTGCCATATGCTAACAGCACCCAAATCCACCATCACAGTTGCTTCATCGAATCGACGAAACATCTGATATTTTGGAATTTCACCTGAGATTctataattttcaaagattttccCTCAATCTTAGGTTTTATAGGCTTAAATTACTGTATTCTTCCTTTTTCTATCTTATATTTCACTTGAGATGCCTAAGAAATTGAGTAAAATTGAATCAGACTCAGTCAATTTGAAGCAACTCGACCAAGTTTTCTGGCTATGATAGTGTGATTGTATTACTTTATCTCATGGAATCATATTGAAAAAGTGTCcaaaaaaatatatcaatttcCCATGCAAAAGCCTCTATTGCATGCAACCAAATGCATTATATAACAAGCTAAGTTCGCAAGTAATATTTGCAGTTTTACCTTCTTTGGTAAATAGACAAGATTCTTGATCATATGGACCTAGATCCATATCAAGTATCTGCAAGTGTaaaaagataattaaattttcataTAAATATGAATCAGAATTTGGATCTTCAAGATCTAGAAAAGGTTGTATGCATAGAAGTACAATTTGATTCACACAGAAGGAATTGTTTACCAATGCTTCAACATCAGCAAAATAGGGTACATCATCTTCAATTTCAGAATCCTGAACCTCTTGATCTGAAGTAGAGAGAGCTGGGATGGGTTGTGAATTGCCCAAGTTAGACATAGCTAGTTCTGAATGCGGTGGAGCATAATTTTCTATGGTACCTTGTATATCAAATTCAGGTTTACAACCACCAGCTATTAATGTGTAATGTTTATCACGATCATGTCCAGGGGCTGAATTATCCAGAGATGGATTGATAGAAGCATCAAAGTTACAATGTTTTTCTAAATTATGAGTTGCATTTTCTCCATGCAAAGAACCACCTGCCACAGAATGTGATAATATAGGCTGTATGCAAGCCTTTCTTTCATTAGCATCAAAGCCTGCATCTCCAGATACACCAGCCATGATGGTCCTTTCAAACGGTTTAGCTTCTAGCCTGCCATCATTAGATAAGTGCAAGAATCCTACTTTGGGTAATGAAGAAGGCAGTAATGCAGTGCTAGACACAATTGGTTGTGGATTTGGTAGTTGTTCCTGTACTATTTTGCCAAAATCCCCTAAAGAACACTCAACATTTCTAGACAATGATTTAGTAGGCGAAGAGAATTGCGTCACTGTTTGAGTAGGTAAAAGAAAATCATCATTGCATGGTATATCATGGTCCTCAGTGTTCAGTGTGCAAATTAGAGGTCCTTGatgatgttcagcagaaagtgaGACTTCTGAAGATACAACTGGCACATTTTGCAAGGAATATTGGTCAATTAGATCATTCTTATAGAGGAAATCAACCTGATGACTGTCTTTGCTTGCTTCATCAAGAAAGCCTCCATCAGGAATCTTAATAAAACCATCCAAGTTCACTATATCTTCTGGATCATTTGAATTAGCTGGACAATCTTCGTGTGAATCACTAGGAGAACTTAAGAAAATGGAGCTTAGTCCATTTAGACAAGATGAATCTCCAGTATCTTTTTCGCCAATATCAACAAACATGAGACCATCATCACCAGAAAAATCCATGAATGCACTAGAGAAATCCATGAGGTCATTTTCTTGGATCATAGGTGAACTTAATCCAACATCAGAGATAACATCACCCCGAGTGGCATTTGAGGACATATTACTGCATCCTAATTTATCAATGTTAGCATCAACTCCAACAACTCCTGAGCTTTCAAGATGCATATCCATAGGCATATTTTCTAAGGGAATGTCTTTAATTTCCCCTAAAGGAGGCACAACAGGTAAAGTAGATGAACATCCAACCTGATGGACTGTGTCTCCTGATCCAGGAATATGTGTGCCCGTGTTATTGTTTTCTTGAATAGCATCATAATTCTCACTTTTAGAAGTAGCAACTAAGGGTTTTGTGTCTGTTGCATCTTTGTCACATGAGTCATCAGTAGGCAATGGTTGGATCAATTTGTCTTCAAGATCATCGTTAGAAACATGGAATGAAGGTAGATTCTCCTCCAAAAACTCATTGTTCAACTGTTCTTTGTCAACTAACTCGAGTGAAACATTATCTTTGAAATCATATAGATAGCCCCTATCCACTATTCCATTGGGACAACATTCATCTTCAACTGAACCAATATGCTCAGTGTGGCAGGTAGGATGAGCATCAGAACCCCTTATAGTATTAGAGGTAAACCTAAGTATTTCTGGAAAGACACCTTGTTCATTGTCATAACCGGTCTGTGAGGACTCATGGCAGTTCAATATATGTTCAGCTGGAAAAATATTATCTGCATGATGTTGATTCTGAAGGTTTAATTGATCTCCACAGCCATAAATACTTTCATTAGCTATGTCTGAATAGTGTGCAAAGTCACGATTACTTGACTCAAATGGTTTGCTTCTGATACGCTTCCTCTTGGCATAGAAAAGACTTCTCACACTCTTCACTTTTCTTTTCCTGGATTCCAAATATTTCCCTTTTATGCTGCAAGCTCGGTTAACTTTGTTAGGGAAACATGTAGCAAACTCCTCATATTCGAGCATACGAGTTGAGGCCCCTGATGAGGTTTCAGGAGCAAAAACGAGAGAATGCCAACGGTCTTGCAATTCTTTAAGGGTGAACCTCTGGGAAAAACACACTGCACCTTTAGCTAATGACTCCAAAGATGCACCTGCCTGTGGAATAACCATTGTGAAGAACAAACAGTAAAGAATACCAGgctaaaacaaacaaacaaaacatgacACCTAAAGCAAAAATTTATAGATATATTAGTTTAACCATTATCAACAGCACCTAAAGAAGCTAGAAGAGCATGGATCTTTCAAAACATATGACAAAGCCCAATTAGATCACTGATAAATTAACTTGCTCAATATTCTCTATATCATATGCTAAACTAGTTTGACAAAATATTGACCTGAAATTTGGGATTGCAAAAAgtaagaaaggatcgtatcctGGAACTTTGAGACAAATGTTGTGCTATTGTTACACAAGCGATTCAGGATTACAGAGAATGGAACTCTTGTGGCCTAACAAAGTCACATAGATGTGAAATAAGCTAACGATTTAAATTACATTATTATGATGAGTAATCCAATGGACCAGTAGAATAGAAGGATTGAGACGGTTTGCCGGAAACTAAGGTTATCATCTTTACTTTGGACAATATGATGGTTGTGCCATGTACCAATCTGTCTCCTAATCATTCAAGAGTCCTATTTCCTGTAGATGATGTATTAGCTACTATATGAAAGTAAAATTGCTTCAATTCCAATTACTTATGAGATTGACCATTAAGTCATTTCCATTGTTTACCTGATGACTTATTAGCCTGCCAAACATAATTACAAATCCGGAACCCACATAATTCCATGAAGACATGAActttctttctcttttatcttCTTTTACCTCAATTTCAAAAGATATTCTAGATATGAATATTTATTCTAAGAAGTTATAAATAGGAAAAAACTTCACATACTGAAAAACTCGAtctcaatttatttttattatatcccGTCAGTGCCATCGATCGTAAAACCGAGTATCACGACGCATTAATTCAAATAATTGAAATCAACAAAAACAAGTATCTGTCCTGACAAACAAAAAATTGCCAGAAAACCGAATTGAAAGAAGAAACCCGATCCTCGTCCTAGCAAATCGGCAGCATTACGAAAGAGATCGATTAACAGCTTTGCACTTACTTCTACAGCATTCTTGAGCAGGATATCATCCTCCGGGTTCCACTTCGACAGTGATGCGAGAGATCCCATGCGCGTGCACGCGAGAAAGGGAGAGAGATGCAGGGGAAGGCGCGGTGCGTTTTTAGGGTTTAAGCTTTCCGGCTTTCGTGGGCTTTTATGTAATCTGGGCCTATCGAAGATCGGCCCAATTAACGCAACTAAATAAATGCAATGTTAAGTTATGCCATAAAACTGGAATTTACTATAAATCAGAAAagatatttattaaattattgaagaaaaacTTGCCTGCCAAATTTCCATTGTCTCTTGGGGGGTTATTCAATCAAGAATTTTAacgatttttattgatttttttagtaataaatttttatagagttgatatatttttattgaattCTATAGAATTATATAAAGTTATGAATTTCCATAgaattttataaacttttttacaagatttttacaacattttaaattttttcataGAAACTTatatatttcttaatttaatGATATATTAGAAGTTATTATCTAACACTCCCTTTAAATATAATATgactatcaagaaaaaaaaagattattctcatatatttttttaatttaaaaattataaaaaaattagaaaacaaataaaagtataatttctatcattttttattttccttt contains:
- the LOC121995974 gene encoding uncharacterized protein LOC121995974 isoform X1, yielding MGSLASLSKWNPEDDILLKNAVEAGASLESLAKGAVCFSQRFTLKELQDRWHSLVFAPETSSGASTRMLEYEEFATCFPNKVNRACSIKGKYLESRKRKVKSVRSLFYAKRKRIRSKPFESSNRDFAHYSDIANESIYGCGDQLNLQNQHHADNIFPAEHILNCHESSQTGYDNEQGVFPEILRFTSNTIRGSDAHPTCHTEHIGSVEDECCPNGIVDRGYLYDFKDNVSLELVDKEQLNNEFLEENLPSFHVSNDDLEDKLIQPLPTDDSCDKDATDTKPLVATSKSENYDAIQENNNTGTHIPGSGDTVHQVGCSSTLPVVPPLGEIKDIPLENMPMDMHLESSGVVGVDANIDKLGCSNMSSNATRGDVISDVGLSSPMIQENDLMDFSSAFMDFSGDDGLMFVDIGEKDTGDSSCLNGLSSIFLSSPSDSHEDCPANSNDPEDIVNLDGFIKIPDGGFLDEASKDSHQVDFLYKNDLIDQYSLQNVPVVSSEVSLSAEHHQGPLICTLNTEDHDIPCNDDFLLPTQTVTQFSSPTKSLSRNVECSLGDFGKIVQEQLPNPQPIVSSTALLPSSLPKVGFLHLSNDGRLEAKPFERTIMAGVSGDAGFDANERKACIQPILSHSVAGGSLHGENATHNLEKHCNFDASINPSLDNSAPGHDRDKHYTLIAGGCKPEFDIQGTIENYAPPHSELAMSNLGNSQPIPALSTSDQEVQDSEIEDDVPYFADVEALILDMDLGPYDQESCLFTKEVSLYQPLESRKAIMKLEQGARSFMNRKISVHDSFAVFYGRFMKYFFKKREVLLGRGTSEREVDIDLREEGHVNKISRRQAIFKMEEDGSIFLKNIGKCPIFVNSKEVATKKRILLDSSSLIEIRDFTFMFEVNESAVRQYVARAAAAHQSQVLKFDWLPDEKP
- the LOC121995974 gene encoding uncharacterized protein LOC121995974 isoform X2; amino-acid sequence: MGSLASLSKWNPEDDILLKNAVEAGASLESLAKGAVCFSQRFTLKELQDRWHSLVFAPETSSGASTRMLEYEEFATCFPNKVNRACSIKGKYLESRKRKVKSVRSLFYAKRKRIRSKPFESSNRDFAHYSDIANESIYGCGDQLNLQNQHHADNIFPAEHILNCHESSQTGYDNEQGVFPEILRFTSNTIRGSDAHPTCHTEHIGSVEDECCPNGIVDRGYLYDFKDNVSLELVDKEQLNNEFLEENLPSFHVSNDDLEDKLIQPLPTDDSCDKDATDTKPLVATSKSENYDAIQENNNTGTHIPGSGDTVHQVGCSSTLPVVPPLGEIKDIPLENMPMDMHLESSGVVGVDANIDKLGCSNMSSNATRGDVISDVGLSSPMIQENDLMDFSSAFMDFSGDDGLMFVDIGEKDTGDSSCLNGLSSIFLSSPSDSHEDCPANSNDPEDIVNLDGFIKIPDGGFLDEASKDSHQVDFLYKNDLIDQYSLQNVPVVSSEVSLSAEHHQGPLICTLNTEDHDIPCNDDFLLPTQTVTQFSSPTKSLSRNVECSLGDFGKIVQEQLPNPQPIVSSTALLPSSLPKVGFLHLSNDGRLEAKPFERTIMAGVSGDAGFDANERKACIQPILSHSVAGGSLHGENATHNLEKHCNFDASINPSLDNSAPGHDRDKHYTLIAGGCKPEFDIQALSTSDQEVQDSEIEDDVPYFADVEALILDMDLGPYDQESCLFTKEVSLYQPLESRKAIMKLEQGARSFMNRKISVHDSFAVFYGRFMKYFFKKREVLLGRGTSEREVDIDLREEGHVNKISRRQAIFKMEEDGSIFLKNIGKCPIFVNSKEVATKKRILLDSSSLIEIRDFTFMFEVNESAVRQYVARAAAAHQSQVLKFDWLPDEKP